One window from the genome of Nisaea sediminum encodes:
- the dapF gene encoding diaminopimelate epimerase: MRQIAFLKMNGLGNDFVVLDGRVPGPALTERDYRAVGNRRRGVGYDQFLTIEAAKNGGDAFMRIHNPDGSEAGACGNGTRCVADLVMTELGKERIGLETIAGTLVCERLEDGRVRVDMGPARLEAAEIPLAKDLDTLNVEIPGNPYGPACCVNMGNPHAVIFVEDAEAIPLSEIGPKLETSPLFPDRANIEFATVRGPEDIRMRVWERGAGITEACGSGACAVLVAAARRGLTGRKADVELDGGVLTIEWREDGHVLMTGPVALSFKGTLDLDTLA, from the coding sequence ATGAGACAGATCGCGTTCCTCAAGATGAACGGCCTCGGCAACGACTTCGTCGTGCTGGACGGCCGCGTGCCCGGCCCGGCCCTCACGGAGCGGGATTACCGCGCCGTGGGCAACCGGAGGCGCGGCGTCGGCTACGACCAGTTCCTCACCATCGAGGCGGCGAAGAACGGCGGTGACGCCTTCATGCGGATCCACAATCCGGACGGCAGCGAGGCCGGCGCCTGCGGCAACGGCACACGCTGCGTCGCCGACCTTGTGATGACGGAACTCGGCAAGGAGCGGATCGGGCTCGAAACCATCGCGGGCACGCTGGTCTGCGAACGTCTTGAGGACGGACGGGTCCGGGTCGACATGGGCCCGGCGCGTCTGGAGGCGGCGGAGATCCCGCTTGCGAAGGACCTCGATACGCTGAATGTCGAGATCCCCGGCAATCCCTACGGACCCGCCTGCTGCGTCAATATGGGCAACCCGCATGCCGTCATCTTCGTCGAGGATGCGGAGGCGATCCCGCTTTCCGAGATCGGCCCGAAGCTGGAGACCAGTCCGCTCTTCCCCGACCGCGCCAATATCGAGTTCGCCACCGTGCGCGGACCCGAAGACATCCGCATGCGGGTCTGGGAACGCGGCGCGGGCATCACCGAGGCCTGCGGCTCCGGCGCCTGCGCGGTGCTGGTGGCGGCGGCGCGGCGCGGCCTGACCGGCCGGAAGGCGGATGTGGAACTCGACGGCGGCGTGCTCACCATCGAGTGGCGCGAGGACGGCCATGTGCTGATGACCGGCCCGGTCGCGCTCAGCTTCAAGGGCACGCTCGACCTCGACACGCTCGCTTAA